DNA from Mugil cephalus isolate CIBA_MC_2020 chromosome 5, CIBA_Mcephalus_1.1, whole genome shotgun sequence:
CACTTTTGACTTAATATGGACTTACTCACCAACATATTTCTTCTCAAACTCTCCTGTAATGTGTCTCTTGACGAAGGTGGTTTTACCGGTGCCTCCATCTCCCACCAACACCAGCTGAAATAGAGGTAAACGCCACAGGTTAGTTCAGACTGGTTGATACTGGTTTAGCACATTAGCCGCTAGCACCGCGAGCTTAAGTAACCgttttaaatttataaatagataaatggGGACGCGAGTGATATTACACTGCATAGCACTTACCTTGAACACCGCCACCGGTACACACTGTGCCATTGAGTCCGCCGTGGTTGCGATTTTTCTGagttagaaacaaaacaaggcgGGATAACGTTAGTTAGCACGTACTCCATCACCCGCCTGTCTGCCTCGTTAGACGCTAAGCTAGCCGTGTtagcaatgacaaaaaaaaagaacgtttAGAGGGAATACATGCGGAGTAGGGGCTATGAGTGATAGCAATCTGCCTTTTTGTCGCATTGGGCGGTTTAATGTGCGGCTAGGCCCTCGGCTATCTTTCACAGCAGTTTGCCCAGAGATAACAACCTATTCTAGCATGTTCTACGCAAGCTAGCATACACGTCTACGTGCAACGCTACGGCCGTGCCAACATCTGGATTATTTGTCTGGAAGAGGCTGCGCGCTAAACATCACAATGAACACTGAATACTAAAATGTTTTACGAAAACAAGTCAGGCTCGACACACGGCACGCCATCCCGACACTAGTGGATGCTAGCTAGCCTCCACGCTAGCAGCACCGCTTTGAATGCGTCACACCGCCGCACTTTTTCTTGTTCGACTGGAACAATCAGACCGGGAGAGCCCAGCTAATGTGTTCCAGGCTGCAGTCGACCTAAACAAACGCCAAACACATTTGAACTCGCTTAACGCACTCAAATCGGGGGTTCTctatattaatgaataaatgtaagAGTAGGAATATGAGCGGTTCTCATGAACAAAGCGGCGAGAATGAGGGAGCTCAGCGGTTGCTAACCTGTTAGCTACCACAGCGTGGAAGCCATTCTTTTTTCCACCGCCGAGCTAACGGCTAAACTAGAGGAGGAAAACCAATGGGCCCATCTAGCCGCTCATTTCTCACATGGCTACACCTAAACCCCCGGTAAACGGGGCCTTTCAGTTCCCTACTGTTCAGAGAGACTTTACCCACAAATAAGCACTTGTAATTTTAGGCTGGGCCGCAATGAGAGAAGACTGTAGAGACTCACCGGTGTCACTGCCTAGAGAGAAAAGAGTAAATGGCTGCGTTCGCGGGAGATTCAGCGTGGACTATGAGTCAGTTTCCGCCCTTATCATGTGATCCACGCAGCGGCAAAAACGCATCTGCTGCTAGGACGTAAAGGAGTGGACCAAAACATTATCTGCTTACCATGATTCAGCAGTCAGCCTTACGACCATTACACTCCAAAGCCTTAAAGATCGTAAGGTAtcatttttgtcatgttttacacatgcatacagGAATTATCACTTCTTATGGCATGTCATGTCTTATTTCAACTGGAGAATAGTTTTCTTGATAAACGTAGATCTGCATTACGCTATTATATGACGTACAAGAAGTTGGATAAATGACTCGTTTTGGGGGGAATTTTTACTTGACATGCAACCgataaaagctgcaaatcatCACACCATTAAAGCTGGAGTCAGACATTGTTTTACCTTGACGAAAATCAACCCTAATTATTTACTCTAGTTAAAAACTTGGCAATTTGTCCATTTATGGGACTCTGTGTTTAGACACCAGCATTCATTCAACAGAATTAATaaacatttgcttttaaaaaatgatttatttcagtgtctTTAATAGTCTCATAAAAATAATCTTCTGATGTGAAATTACTATTAAATCACATACAACACGTTTTACAGTGCCACTGAAATATTCTACAACACTGTTCATTTGAATTTATAAAGTCATAAAGTGCTATCTCACCCATCCTTACAACATATAATTTGTGCgcttaacatgtttttatctgttCTTTCAACAGATTGTGAGGCTGCAAGGGTTCAATACTCATCTGTGATTCGCTGACATATCTGCAAAGCTACAAGTAAACTCTTTAATGCTGTATCACTTTAATGTAGGACGTAGCTTCAATGGGGCTGAACAGTCTATCTGTACAGGTAGTCTGCCTGTATATTGGCTGCTATCTCAGCCTCCCATCGGTCTCCATTGTTAAGCAACTTTTCTTTGTTGTAAAGAAGCTCCTCGTGTGTCTCTGTGGAGAACTCAAAGTTTGGACcctgagggagagagaaataaGTCAGTTATATTGTCTGTTGTAACGCCGCATGTTTTATGCGGGTCACAAGGTTTTCAATGATAGAAAACTGATATTTTAGTTAAGAAATGTTGcatttacattaattaaaacTACATGCTTTGCATAGCTTCTTAATGTTTCAGCATGTTTCAGGTTTAGTTGAACCATTATCAATGAAGGTAGAAATGTTTTGAAAGGGCACAGCAGGAGGCGTGGTAAACAGATTAAAAGTCCATGGGTGAatagttgtaaaaacaaacacaaacaaaaaaactgagtAGCAGCCTGAAGaatcacaaagacaaaatgaaagagaagttCAAACCCTGCTTACAGCTGACTAATTCGAGCCATTTGCTTCAAGAACTGGAGGCAGTGAACTATCGTAAAGTAAATAGAGGGAATGTAGATGTGAAACTGATGTCATTACTAGTGCAATGTACAGCATTAGCTTATTTGTACCTCAACAATTGCATCAACAGGGCAGGCTTCCTGGCAGAAACCACAGtaaatgcatttagtcatgtcgATGTCGTAGCGCGTAGTTCTCCTGCTGCCGTCAGCTCGAGTCTCGGCTTCGATAGTAATGGCCTGAATGAAAGACATAGAGGAAGGTGAGGATAGATCTTAAGACAGACCTGTCAGGTGAATGGTGCATTATCTTTAAACATTAGCAACACACATTGTCAAGTCTGGGTGGCATGCAAATATACTGAATGAAATTGTTTTTAGACACAGAATCTCGAAATGAATGATACTGATTAAAAGTAATCCCCTTGATTCACCCAATACAACCTTGTcctatttgttgtgtttatcaATAAAGGTACTGTAGTCTTGTAAAAACATGCTTCAATCGTGTTTCTATTAAACAACTGTCTCCTTTCTGATAATTTTTGGTGACATGTGATTACGTGTAATATAATACAGCTAATTTATCCAACTAAGAGGAACTTCACCTGAGCAGGGCAGATGGCCTCACACAGCTTACAGGCGATGCAGCGCTCCTCTCCATTAGGGTAGCGGCGGAGGGCGTGCTCTCCGCGGAAGCGTGGTGACAGAGGGCCCTTCTCAAACGGGTAGTTGATGGTGGCAGGTTCACGGAACAGGTAACTCATGGTCATCGCCAAACCTGCAGGTACAGTAATAAATCAATGTCATTTGAGGACAATGCTCCTGTTAACATGAAACACTATGTCAAgacatgaaaagtaaaagcaaCAATATGTCGGTCCATCAGTCAAAAGTCGCCTATCCTGTCTGTAGGACTCACACACATGCCCATGTGCATGCTAGACTCTGTTCTTTAAACATATTGTTgtaattaacaaaaaacaaacaaaaaaaaaggtgtaaaaatTCCCTAATGTAGCTCATTTCAATACTTTTCAGGAGAGCTTCATCACTTTAGTAAATGGTTTGGCTATTTTTGAGTTATCCATGGTGTATCTACAAACAGGACAAAGCTTGGAAGGGTGGTAAAATTAATTcaagaagacacaaaaaaagtgtaagAATAAAATGCATGGTTAAGTAATAAGTAAGTATTCTGCATCTCTCTTTACCTATGCCATTTACTAACGTCATGGAAATGATGTGTATCTGAATGAAGTCTGACTGCAACATCCTTGACATTGTGCAGCTGTGATTTGATGATCTTCTACTCATAATGTCAAATAAACTAACATTAATTTACTA
Protein-coding regions in this window:
- the ndufs8b gene encoding NADH:ubiquinone oxidoreductase core subunit S8b gives rise to the protein MQHKHYCAVHGLLFSFWSSEHCVSVIVSAQMSSALSLRLLHCYSKQGTIGYGPGVMRPFSVSVQKGGYKYVNAQELPTDLRSITDRAATTLLWTELFRGLAMTMSYLFREPATINYPFEKGPLSPRFRGEHALRRYPNGEERCIACKLCEAICPAQAITIEAETRADGSRRTTRYDIDMTKCIYCGFCQEACPVDAIVEGPNFEFSTETHEELLYNKEKLLNNGDRWEAEIAANIQADYLYR